The Thermus tengchongensis DNA window TTACCCCGAGGTGCGCTCCCTGAAGCCTTTGCCTCCCTTGCCCCCCTTGCGCTACCGCCTCCACCGCCCCCTCCTGCGGAAGGGGTTCCTTGTGGCCCTCGGGCTTTTCCTGGCCTTCCTCCTGGGCTACCCCATGGCCCAAGGGGCCTTGGTGGCGGCGGGGCTTCTCCTCTTCACCCGCCGCCTCCGCTCGGAGCGCTACTTCCTGCGGGTGGACTGGGAGCTTTTGGTGATGTTTGGGGGGCTTTTCATCGTCACCGAGGGGGTGAGGCGGCTGGGCCTGGTGGAGGCCTTCCTCCCCCTGGCGCAAAGCCCCTTGGGGCTCCTCCTCGCCGCCACCCTCCTTTCCCTCCTCATCTCCAACGTGCCCGCGGTCTTGCTCCTGGCCCCCTTGGTGCAGGAGCCCAAGGACTGGCTCCTTCTGGCCGGGGGCAGCACCCTGGCGGGGAACCTCACCCTTTTGGCCAGCGTGGCCAACCTCATCGTGGCCGAAGGGGCGGGCAGGGAGGGGGTGCGGGTGGGCTTCCTGGAGCACCTCCGCTTCGGCCTGCCCTTGACCCTGCTGAGCCTGGCCTTGCTTTACGCCCTACTTTAGCCGGGCCTCGAGCCACCCTCCGATGGCCAGGACCCGCCCGTCCTCGGCGTAGGGCCCCACCACCTGGAGCCCCACGGGCATCCCCTCCACCCGGGCGAAGGGCAGGGTGAGGGTGGGCACCCCCAGAAGGCTAAAGGGCAGGGTGAGGGTGATGAAGGCCTCCCGGTGGCTCTTCTTCCCCGATTCCAGCTCCACCTCCTCCGTGCCCAAGGGGGGCGCGGGGAGGGGCTGGGCGGGGAGGAGGAGGGCATCCACGCCCCTTAGGGCCTTCACCAGCTGAAGGCGCAGGGCCTCCCGTTCCGCCACCGCATCCCGGTAGTCCTTCTCCGTGAGGGCAAGC harbors:
- a CDS encoding SLC13 family permease — protein: MEVWEAVSGLVLLLTYLGLALGGLPGYRMNRAGVALVGASFLVLLGTLDLEEAWRALDAKTLTFLFGVMVLNAHLGYAGFFGLAAERLLALARTPLALLLSLTLGGGLLSALFLNDTMALLLTPLVLSVVRGLGLNPVPYLLALMGAVNTGSLMTPTGNPQNIVVASLSGLSYLGFVKALWPVALLGLFLQVALLTLLYPEVRSLKPLPPLPPLRYRLHRPLLRKGFLVALGLFLAFLLGYPMAQGALVAAGLLLFTRRLRSERYFLRVDWELLVMFGGLFIVTEGVRRLGLVEAFLPLAQSPLGLLLAATLLSLLISNVPAVLLLAPLVQEPKDWLLLAGGSTLAGNLTLLASVANLIVAEGAGREGVRVGFLEHLRFGLPLTLLSLALLYALL